From Micromonospora rhizosphaerae, the proteins below share one genomic window:
- a CDS encoding NAD(P)H-quinone dehydrogenase produces the protein MSQIVIIGGGPAGYEAALVAAQLDADVTVVEAEGAGGACVLSDCVPSKTFIASSQVVTGYRDTEEFGVHSDGLEAITVDAPAVHERVKRLALAQSADVYAKLIKAGVTFVAGTARLGEDTLGHTHRVIVTPADGGEEYSIAASTVLIATGATPRRLPTAVPDGERILTWRQVYDLPELPEQLIVVGSGVTGAEFASAYLAMGVEVTLVSSRDRVMPHEDADAAMAIERVFRNRGMSILNNSRAEAVRRTDDGVEVELSDGRKVYGSHALIAVGSIPNTANLGLAEYGVELARGGYVTVDRVSRTNVPGIYAAGDCTGVLPLASVAAMQGRIAMWHALGEAVRPLRLRTVAANAFTDPELATVGVSQNEVDAGKVPARQVMLPLSGNARAKMDDLADGFVKLFCRPASGQVIGGVVVAPKASELILPITMAVENNLTVNELAHTITIYPSLSGSVTEAARQLMLHELE, from the coding sequence GTGAGCCAGATCGTGATCATCGGCGGGGGGCCGGCCGGGTACGAGGCGGCGCTGGTCGCCGCCCAACTGGACGCTGATGTGACCGTGGTGGAGGCCGAGGGGGCCGGCGGCGCCTGCGTGCTCTCCGACTGCGTCCCGTCGAAGACCTTCATCGCCAGCTCCCAGGTGGTCACCGGGTATCGGGACACCGAGGAGTTCGGGGTGCACTCCGACGGGCTGGAGGCGATCACCGTCGACGCCCCGGCGGTGCACGAGCGGGTCAAGCGGCTCGCCCTGGCGCAGTCCGCCGACGTCTACGCCAAGCTGATCAAGGCCGGCGTGACCTTCGTGGCCGGGACCGCCCGGCTCGGCGAGGACACCCTCGGTCACACCCACCGGGTGATCGTCACCCCGGCCGACGGCGGCGAGGAGTACTCGATCGCCGCGTCGACCGTGCTGATCGCCACCGGCGCCACCCCGCGCCGGCTCCCCACCGCCGTACCGGACGGTGAGCGCATCCTGACCTGGCGCCAGGTGTACGACCTGCCGGAGCTGCCCGAGCAGCTGATCGTGGTCGGCTCCGGCGTGACCGGCGCCGAGTTCGCCAGCGCGTACCTGGCGATGGGCGTCGAGGTCACCCTGGTCTCCAGCCGGGACCGGGTGATGCCGCACGAGGACGCCGACGCCGCGATGGCCATCGAGCGGGTCTTCCGCAACCGGGGCATGAGCATCCTCAACAACTCCCGCGCGGAGGCGGTGCGCCGGACCGACGACGGCGTCGAGGTCGAGCTCTCCGACGGCCGCAAGGTGTACGGCTCACACGCGCTGATCGCGGTCGGCTCGATCCCGAACACCGCCAACCTGGGCCTCGCCGAGTACGGCGTCGAGCTGGCCCGGGGCGGCTACGTCACGGTCGACCGGGTGTCCCGGACCAACGTCCCCGGCATCTACGCTGCCGGCGACTGCACCGGGGTGCTGCCGCTGGCGAGCGTCGCCGCCATGCAGGGCCGGATCGCGATGTGGCACGCCCTCGGCGAGGCGGTCCGGCCGCTGCGGCTGCGTACCGTCGCGGCGAACGCCTTCACCGACCCGGAGCTGGCCACGGTCGGCGTCTCGCAGAACGAGGTGGACGCCGGCAAGGTTCCGGCCCGCCAGGTGATGCTGCCGCTCTCCGGCAACGCCCGGGCGAAGATGGACGACCTGGCCGACGGCTTCGTCAAGCTCTTCTGCCGGCCGGCGAGCGGCCAGGTCATCGGCGGTGTGGTGGTGGCGCCGAAGGCGAGCGAGCTGATCCTTCCGATCACCATGGCGGTGGAGAACAACCTCACCGTCAACGAGCTGGCCCACACCATCACCATCTACCCGAGCCTCTCCGGCTCGGTCACCGAAGCGGCCCGCCAACTCATGCTCCACGAGCTGGAGTAA
- a CDS encoding gamma-glutamylcyclotransferase, which produces MRHYAAYGSNLDPARMRAYCPHSPMVGTGWLEGWRLTFAGEGVIGWEGSVSTVVESPGDRVFVALYDIHPYDAAQLDEIEGVTAGTYRKLTVRISTLDGDVTAWVYVFDGYEGGLPTSWYLSEIANAAEKAGAPDDYVTELRSRPTGTASA; this is translated from the coding sequence GTGCGTCATTACGCCGCTTACGGCTCAAACCTGGACCCCGCCCGGATGCGCGCCTACTGCCCGCATTCGCCGATGGTGGGCACCGGCTGGCTGGAGGGGTGGCGGCTCACCTTCGCGGGCGAGGGCGTCATCGGCTGGGAGGGCTCGGTCAGTACGGTGGTCGAGTCCCCGGGCGACCGGGTCTTCGTGGCGCTCTACGACATCCACCCGTACGACGCGGCGCAGCTCGACGAGATCGAGGGTGTGACCGCCGGGACGTACCGCAAGCTCACCGTCCGCATCTCGACCCTGGACGGCGACGTGACCGCCTGGGTCTACGTCTTCGACGGGTACGAGGGTGGCCTGCCGACGTCGTGGTACCTGTCGGAGATCGCAAACGCGGCCGAGAAGGCGGGCGCGCCGGACGACTACGTCACCGAGCTGCGGTCCCGCCCCACCGGCACCGCGTCGGCGTAG